A region from the Bubalus kerabau isolate K-KA32 ecotype Philippines breed swamp buffalo chromosome 12, PCC_UOA_SB_1v2, whole genome shotgun sequence genome encodes:
- the LOC129624837 gene encoding ctenidin-1-like has protein sequence MDAGRPCDPLRPSQEAEALGPRGPRAGGGAARAPPRPSAGWSRRGSSQSGAFREAEGGGGRCPRGEGGPGAGVGGARGGRRGSLLWAGPARERTGVRGGGRGGGGGGRDRSGTGQGARRWEGRGGGGGGGGGRGGRAAGPRSCRAGWALGPRRSPLPSALGGVRGGQARARRQRLRPAPGRSRGRAGGRQAGAGARGGECRSAGGESGSGG, from the coding sequence ATGGACGCTGGTCGCCCCTGCGACCCTCTTCGTCCCTCACAAGAAGCTGAGGCTCTAGGACCGCGAGGGCCGCGGGCGGGAGGCGGTGCCGCTCGAGCCCCGCCCCGGCCGAGCGCGGGGTGGAGCCGGCGCGGGAGTTCCCAGAGTGGCGCGTTCAGGGAGGcggagggaggtggagggaggtgtCCACGGGGAGAGGGAGGGCCCGGCGCTGGAGTGGGCGGGGCTCGCGGCGGCAGGAGGGGCTCGCTGCTGTGGGCGGGGCCGGCACGGGAGAGGACGGGGGTGCGCGGCGGTgggcggggcggcggcggcggcgggcgggacCGGAGCGGGACTGGGCAGGGCGCGcggaggtgggaggggcggggcggtggCGGTGGCGGTGGCGGTGGGCGGGGCGGGCGCGCCGCCGGGCCGCGCAGCTGCCGGGCAGGCTGGGCATTAGGGCCTCGGCGGAGCCCGCTCCCCAGCGCGCTGGGCGGGGTGCGCGGCGGGCAGGCGCGGGCCCGGAGGCAGCGGCTGCGCCCTGCGCCGGGGAGGAGCCGGGGGCGGGCGGGCGGCCGGCAGGCGGGGGCTGGGGCCCGCGGCGGGGAGTGCCGGAGCGCCGGCGGCGAAAGCGGCAGCGGCGGCTGA